In one Deltaproteobacteria bacterium genomic region, the following are encoded:
- a CDS encoding Xaa-Pro peptidase family protein — translation MKTKIYQNRLAALRHRMASGTPAPCDAAWITQPENRRYLSGFRAEDGHFPESSGSLLIHGNRSLLVTDSRYTLQAEHEAPQFETRILKQDLVDEMPSWVMDMGIRTLGFEPDYLTWGLHSKIQIRLQALSPPVELVPLDSLVEGLREVKDPEEIQALEAAADLISDVLDEIATHLRPGMTEREIAWKIEGLARDRGAESLSFPPIVASGPNSALPHAVPTDRRLNKNEPLTLDIGARLNGYCSDMTRTVFLGAPSPEFKIIYRTVRHAQLEALKSVRPLVESTHLDGLARKYIREAGFGKYFGHGLGHGVGLAVHERPRIGPRNPVKLQKGSVFTIEPGIYIPGKGGVRLEEMVLVEDTGPRILTRSDRFYDF, via the coding sequence ATGAAAACGAAAATCTATCAAAACCGCCTGGCCGCCCTGAGACACCGCATGGCATCGGGCACTCCTGCCCCGTGTGATGCCGCATGGATCACTCAGCCTGAAAACCGTCGATATCTTTCCGGTTTCAGGGCAGAGGACGGACATTTCCCGGAATCCTCCGGATCCCTTTTGATTCACGGAAACCGATCCCTCCTGGTGACGGATTCAAGATATACCCTCCAGGCCGAGCACGAGGCCCCTCAGTTCGAGACTAGGATCTTGAAGCAGGACCTGGTCGACGAGATGCCCTCATGGGTGATGGACATGGGGATCCGGACCCTCGGCTTTGAGCCGGACTACCTCACCTGGGGACTCCACAGCAAAATCCAAATCCGGCTTCAGGCCCTTTCACCCCCTGTGGAACTGGTCCCCCTGGACAGCCTTGTTGAAGGACTGCGGGAGGTGAAAGATCCGGAAGAGATTCAAGCCCTGGAGGCGGCCGCGGACCTTATCTCCGATGTATTGGATGAGATTGCCACCCATCTTCGGCCGGGCATGACGGAAAGGGAGATCGCGTGGAAGATCGAGGGACTGGCCCGGGACCGCGGGGCGGAGAGTCTGTCGTTTCCCCCCATTGTCGCGTCCGGTCCCAACAGCGCGCTCCCGCATGCCGTCCCCACAGACCGGAGACTCAACAAAAATGAACCGTTGACCCTGGATATCGGCGCCAGGCTGAACGGCTATTGTTCGGACATGACCCGGACGGTCTTTTTGGGCGCGCCGAGCCCCGAATTCAAAATCATCTACAGGACCGTCCGGCACGCACAGCTGGAGGCTCTGAAAAGCGTTCGCCCTCTGGTGGAGAGCACCCATCTGGACGGTTTGGCCAGGAAATACATTCGTGAGGCCGGGTTTGGAAAGTATTTCGGTCACGGCCTCGGCCACGGCGTGGGTTTGGCGGTCCATGAACGTCCCAGAATCGGACCGAGGAATCCGGTCAAACTCCAAAAAGGGAGCGTATTCACCATTGAACCCGGAATTTATATCCCCGGAAAGGGAGGCGTGCGATTGGAGGAAATGGTCCTGGTGGAAGATACGGGTCCGAGGATACTGACCAGAAGCGACCGGTTTTATGATTTCTGA
- the mnmA gene encoding tRNA 2-thiouridine(34) synthase MnmA, with product MNQPSNVAVALSGGVDSAMAAVLLKAAGWEVYGLHLVLSDADPRRGERVSEIADRIGIPLEILDLRERFETEVVRPFCHAYRAGLTPNPCVRCNQEIKFDALHHYCIENEIRSLATGHYARHCVEEGRISLLRGVDRAKDQSYFLQRLGGTLLSRAIFPLGEMTKEEVRRRARDMALPCHSRPESQEICFISGMDYREFMEKRGRASISKKGLIVDEDGTRIGEHEGIYRYTIGQRHGLGIASSRPYYVKEIRPEVNQVVVARREALFTNTVHAIALNWIQGTPPENGAKMSAQIRYRHKAAPGRLTVVSSDEVRFIFDMPQWAVTPGQAIALYDGERLIGGGWIER from the coding sequence ATGAATCAGCCAAGCAATGTGGCCGTTGCGCTCAGCGGGGGCGTGGACAGCGCTATGGCGGCCGTTCTCTTGAAGGCAGCCGGATGGGAGGTCTACGGCCTCCACCTGGTCCTTTCCGACGCTGACCCCCGAAGGGGAGAGCGGGTCAGTGAAATTGCAGACCGGATCGGCATTCCCCTGGAGATCCTCGATCTCCGGGAGCGCTTTGAAACAGAGGTGGTAAGGCCGTTCTGCCATGCCTATCGGGCGGGTCTGACACCGAATCCGTGCGTCCGCTGCAATCAGGAGATTAAATTCGATGCACTCCATCACTATTGCATTGAAAATGAGATCCGTTCCCTGGCCACCGGCCATTATGCCCGACACTGTGTGGAAGAGGGGAGGATAAGCCTTTTGAGGGGCGTGGATAGGGCAAAGGATCAATCCTATTTCCTGCAGCGACTGGGCGGGACCCTTCTTTCCAGGGCGATCTTTCCCCTGGGGGAGATGACCAAGGAAGAGGTCCGACGCCGGGCGCGGGATATGGCCCTTCCTTGTCATTCAAGACCCGAAAGCCAGGAGATCTGCTTTATTTCCGGGATGGACTACCGGGAGTTCATGGAGAAGAGGGGGCGTGCCTCGATCAGCAAAAAGGGGCTCATTGTGGATGAAGACGGCACGCGGATCGGAGAACATGAAGGGATTTACCGGTATACGATCGGCCAGAGACACGGTCTGGGAATTGCTTCTTCAAGGCCTTACTATGTCAAGGAAATCAGGCCCGAGGTGAACCAGGTAGTGGTGGCCAGGCGGGAGGCACTTTTTACCAATACCGTGCATGCGATAGCTCTGAATTGGATACAGGGCACCCCGCCTGAAAACGGGGCGAAGATGTCAGCACAGATCCGGTACCGTCACAAAGCGGCTCCGGGCCGGTTAACGGTGGTGTCATCGGATGAGGTACGGTTCATATTCGACATGCCCCAGTGGGCCGTCACGCCGGGACAGGCCATTGCACTTTATGATGGAGAAAGGCTCATCGGCGGTGGCTGGATTGAGAGATGA